The window CGGCTTCCACTGGAACGACGGATCGGCCTGATCGGCTGAATCGATCGCTAAGGAAGCTCTCGGTGTTTCTGCAACGGGGGTTTCTCCTTTGCTCTGGTGATGTTGTCGTTCGGGCGCCCGCGCCCGATTACCACTTCGCGATTAGCTCGGTCCCGGCCTCCGGCACCTCGGGGAAACCGCGCGCCAGCCGTTCGGTCAGGGGATCGCGGATCGTGCGGTGGTCCGGGTCGTTGAAGAGATTGGTGTGCTCACCGGGGTCGTTCTTCAGGTCGTAGAGCTCGCCCCACGCACCGTCGGCCTGCGGATAGAGTGTCAGGCGCCAGGCTTCGGTCACGACCGAGTGGTTGTAGGTCCGGGGATCGATGCGGGGGTGGAACTCCAGGAACCGCTCGCGACGTTCCAGGCCTCGGCCTTCCAGCACCGGAAGGAGACTTTCGCCGTCCTGCCGGCAGCCGCCGTCGGAGACACCGCACAGCTCAAGCAGCGTCGGCATGATGTCGAGATGGCTCGACGGTGCCACGGTGCTCTTGCCTTCGGGCACGTAGGGTCCGGCCATCACGAAACTCACGCGGTTAAGGTCGAGGTAAGGCGGTGGGCCCTTGTGCAGCAGACCGTGGTTGCCGAGGAACTCACCGTGATCGCTCGTGAAGAGCACGATGGTGTCGTCCCGGTGGCCCAGGATTTCCAGTACGGCGAGCACATGACCGAAGGCATGGTCTATCTGGGCTTCCATACCGCGTGTCAGTGCGATCGCGTGCGCCAGGCTCTCGGGCGAGATCTCGTCGGTCCGGGCCATGCCGCCCTGCTCCACGGCTGGCGCATCGTTGTCGATCCAGTCGAGCGTCATCGCCGACAACAGGTAGTCCGGCATGGCGTTCAGCTCTCCGGGTCGCACGGTCGGCGCGGGCATGTCCGGGCCCGCGAACATGTCGGCCCAGGGCTGCGGCGGGCTGAATGGGTGGTGCGGATCGGGCGTCGAGACGAACAGCATGAAGGGCGGTTTGGCACGCTCCAGGAAGGCGCTGGCACGTTCGGCGATCCAGGTGTTGTAGTGCAGCGCATCGGGCACTGCCGCTGTCCATGCTTCGTCGAGGTCTGACAGCGGGCCATCGAGTGCTTCGCCGGGCTGGTAGAGCGGCGCGATGTCGGGATGCTCGTGTCCAAGCCATTCGGCATAATGGCCGCCCTCTGTGGCGAGCAGGCTTTCGCCGATCATGAAGTCGACGGTGTCGTAGCCGAAATAGGGGCCGTTCCAGCCCGCGCCGTGACCGGCCTGCCAGAACGGCACGGACTCCGGATAGCGCAACGCCTCATCGGCCATGATCGGCTGCAGGTGCAGCTTGCCCACGGCATGGGTGTCGTAGCCCGCGTCCGACAACAGGCCCGGGAGGGTGGGCATACCATCGTGGATCGTGCGTCCGTTGGTCGTCATGCCGTGATGCCGCGGGTAGAGCCCGGTGATCATCGCGCCGCGGCTGGGGCAGCAGATCTGATTCGGCGTGAGATGATTGTCGAAGCGCATGCCGCGCGCCGCCAGCGCATCGATCGCGGGGGTTCGTGCCTGGTGATTGCCGTAACAGCCCAGGCTGTCGGCACGTTGCTGGTCGGTGCAGAGGATCAGGATGTTGGGGCGGTCGGCCATCGAGGTCTCGCACGGCTGGCAAGGCTCGGCCACCGGTGCCAAGCTTCCGGGTAACACTAACGGGACAGGCCTGACGGGCGCCAGACGGGCGGGCAATCTGGGTTACTTCAGTATGCGGCCGCGCAACGCTGACCCGGCCGTGTCGCCATGATCGACCTCTGCGGTAGTGCGCCGCGCGAGGTCACCTGTGGCGAGCTGGAGGAGCGGCTGAACCGCGTCGCCAACCTTATGGGCACCATGGGACTGAAGCCCGGCGACCGGCTCGCGATGTGTATCAACAACCGCTTTGAGTTCATTGAGGTCATGTACGGCGCCATGCACGCGGGCGTGGTTCCCGTTCCCTTGGACGCCAGGCTCGATACCGAGATCCTGGAATTCACCGTGTGCGATTACGAATGCGTGGCGGCGCTTGTGGAGCCCGCATCGGCCTCGACGTCGACGACAATGATGAGCTTCGGGGCGTCGTCAGGTCGTGAGGTCCGCAGCAACCTCCGACCTCAACCCGCCGGGGCTTAGGTTCCGCGGCCGATGGCGCAGAGGCGTCCCCGGCAGTCGAAGACTTCGACGTCGGCAACGGAGACGGTGCGGCCTTCTTGATGGCGCGTGCCTTCGCCGTCATACCGCCGTCGGCGGCCATGTGCAGGTAGTCGAGGTGCAGAGGTCCATGGTCGGGAAGCTCGCGCGGTCCATGGCGATAGCAAGCGTGAAGTCGACGGCGATGTCGATGATGCTCGCCAGCACGCCGCCAGTCGCGCCAGAGCTGTTCGGGGCCGAGGCTGGCCATTATGTCTCCATCAGTACGGACCCGGCTCGATCGGGGTGCCGTCGAAGAAGCGGGCCGGGCGGAATCGGGTGAGGTCGTGGCCCGCGGGGCGGCCGGTAACGAGGTCGGCCATGATACGGCCTGCGGCGGGGCCGATGCCGAAGCCGTGGCCGGAGAAGCCGGTGGCGACGAAGAGCCCGGACACGTCGAGCTCGCCCAGCGTCGGCACCGCATCGGGCGTGACGTCGATCATGCCCGCCCAAGCTTCGGCGAGGCCGACGCCTGCGAGTGCGGGAAGACGCTGCGGGATGCGTTCGTTGAGACGGCGGACTACGAGCGGAGACGGATCGGGATGCAGCACACGTTTCTTTTCGAACGGGCTTTCCTCGGTGGCCGACCAGCGGCGCTTTGCGCCCCAGCTTCCGGGATAACCCGCCGGTGCGGCGATCTTCAGCTTGATGTCGCGCGCCGACTTCTTCAGGAGCTTCGCGAACTTTGTGGCGTAACGGAACGACTTCGGAGCGATGTAGTGTTCGGCGACATCGCCGGTCGAGACCGAGTAGCAGCCGTCGGCCCGGCGTCGGATGGCGAGCCCGGGCACGGAGACGTTGAGCGGCAGCACCTCGGGCGCGGGATTGGTGCGCGCGGCGGTCGATCGCACCGCGAGCTGGGGCAGGTCGACGCCTTCGTTGGCGCAGAAGTAGGTCGACCAGGCGCCGCCCGCCAGCACGACCTGGTCGCAACGCACAGTGCCTTTCTCGGTGACAACACCTGAGACCCGACCCCCGGTTCGCTCCAGCGTGCGCACGGCGCAGTCCTCAATCACCGCGACACCGGCCCGCTGAGCCGCGCGCGCGAGTGCGGGGATCGCAAGCCAGGGTTCGGCCCGACCGTCGGATGCGGTCATCGAGCCGCCGACGAAGTCGCCCTTGAGGTCCGGGAAACGTTCGGCGATATCGGCTTTGCTGAGCATCACCGTGTCGAGCTGATGTTCGACGGCGAGTTCGCGCCAGGCTTCCATGCCCGCGATGGCCGAGGGGTCCTCGGCGAGTTTCACGCAGGCCGATCGCGTGAAGGCGAGATCGCACTCCCCGGTCTCTTCGGCCAGCCCGCGCCAGATGCGGTTGGCTTCCATCATGATCGGCAGTTCGGCCCAGTCCCGGCCGTGCTGGCGTACCCAGCCCCAGTTGCGGCTCGACTGCTCGGCCGCCACACGGCCTTTTTCGGCGAGCAGGACAGACTTGCCGTGCTTCGCCAGGAACCACGCTGTCGCTGTGCCTGTGATCCCCGCGCCGATCACCACGACATCGACCGCCTCAGGCAGGGCATCGGAGAAGCGGACGGGCGTCTCCGGTGTGAGCATCCGGCCGGCGCTCATGGTGTCAGCACCACCTTGCCGAAAATCCACCGCTCCTCGAGCTTGTACCGGGCATCTTGGCTCTCGGACAGCGGAAAGACCGAATCGATCACAGGCTTCATGCGTCCCGCCGCGATCTTTTCGAGCAGCCAGGTGATGCCGTCATCGGTTCGGTCGTTGGTGCCGATGATGCGGAGTTTGCGGGTCCAGATGGAGCGGATGTCGGTCTGCGGATCGAAACCGGCCGACGCACTGCAGGTCACGACCCGCCCATTCTTGGTCATCGCGCGCAGGGCGGGCACCCGGGTCGGCCCGCCGATGTCGTTGACGCAGATGTCGACACCCTTCTTTTCGGAGAGCGTCCAGGCGGCGCGACTGAAGTCCTCCCCGGATGTGTTGACCACGTGGTCGCCCGGCCTTGCGCGGGTGACCTCCTCACCGGTCGCTTCGACCACGCCAGCGCCGCCGCCACTCGAAATCCAAGGCGTTTCGATCAGGAAACCCGTCATGCCACGCCGGACTTCGAGGTCGAGATAGTTGAACGCGCAGGCCTTCACCTGCACCAGAACTTCATGGGGTCCGATCTCCGGGTCCGGCCAGTCGCGGTAGACGATATTCCCGACCGCACCCCGCTGTTCGATGACCGCTGCCTTCATGGAAACTCTTTCCTAGCCAGCGCGCCCCGCGCACTTGATGCAGGTCTGGATGGCAGGATCGAACTCCAGCCTCTTCAGGCCGATCTCTTCGCCGCATTCGACGCAGTAGCCGTAGTCGCCGGTGGCCAGGCGTTCGAGCGCCAGTTCGATCCGGTTGCGCTCGCCGCGACGGCGGCGCTCCTGGGCTTCGGCCATGGCCTGGACCTGCATGGCGTCCATGCGCGAGAGCCGCCCGACGCTCTGCTGGTCGAGCGCGACGGGTTTGCGATCGTCGGCGGTGGCGTGCTGGTCGGCGTCGATCTCGGCGAGCTTGGCTTTCAGCAACGCAGCCACGTCGAATTTCTCGTGTCCGGTCATCCGATTCGAAGCGTAGCGCGGATCGGGGGCGGTGGGTATCGTTGGCTTCACATTGGACGAGAGAGAAACACGAGAGGATGGACGGACTTAGGAACCTGCATTCGCCCGGACTAGGTCGGATATAGTCGGACGGAGATTGTGGCCACTGGGCGCCGGCTGCGTCGCTTGAGTTCGTCGATCGACAGGACTGTTCCGACGAGCTTCTCACGTTGGTTACAGCGCGTTCAAACAGGCCCTAAACCAATCCCGAATACACGCGGTGCCGGGCTGCCGCGTACCTCACTCTGCTT is drawn from Rhodospirillales bacterium and contains these coding sequences:
- a CDS encoding sulfatase-like hydrolase/transferase, with protein sequence MADRPNILILCTDQQRADSLGCYGNHQARTPAIDALAARGMRFDNHLTPNQICCPSRGAMITGLYPRHHGMTTNGRTIHDGMPTLPGLLSDAGYDTHAVGKLHLQPIMADEALRYPESVPFWQAGHGAGWNGPYFGYDTVDFMIGESLLATEGGHYAEWLGHEHPDIAPLYQPGEALDGPLSDLDEAWTAAVPDALHYNTWIAERASAFLERAKPPFMLFVSTPDPHHPFSPPQPWADMFAGPDMPAPTVRPGELNAMPDYLLSAMTLDWIDNDAPAVEQGGMARTDEISPESLAHAIALTRGMEAQIDHAFGHVLAVLEILGHRDDTIVLFTSDHGEFLGNHGLLHKGPPPYLDLNRVSFVMAGPYVPEGKSTVAPSSHLDIMPTLLELCGVSDGGCRQDGESLLPVLEGRGLERRERFLEFHPRIDPRTYNHSVVTEAWRLTLYPQADGAWGELYDLKNDPGEHTNLFNDPDHRTIRDPLTERLARGFPEVPEAGTELIAKW
- a CDS encoding FAD-binding oxidoreductase produces the protein MLTPETPVRFSDALPEAVDVVVIGAGITGTATAWFLAKHGKSVLLAEKGRVAAEQSSRNWGWVRQHGRDWAELPIMMEANRIWRGLAEETGECDLAFTRSACVKLAEDPSAIAGMEAWRELAVEHQLDTVMLSKADIAERFPDLKGDFVGGSMTASDGRAEPWLAIPALARAAQRAGVAVIEDCAVRTLERTGGRVSGVVTEKGTVRCDQVVLAGGAWSTYFCANEGVDLPQLAVRSTAARTNPAPEVLPLNVSVPGLAIRRRADGCYSVSTGDVAEHYIAPKSFRYATKFAKLLKKSARDIKLKIAAPAGYPGSWGAKRRWSATEESPFEKKRVLHPDPSPLVVRRLNERIPQRLPALAGVGLAEAWAGMIDVTPDAVPTLGELDVSGLFVATGFSGHGFGIGPAAGRIMADLVTGRPAGHDLTRFRPARFFDGTPIEPGPY
- a CDS encoding AMP-binding protein; the encoded protein is MIDLCGSAPREVTCGELEERLNRVANLMGTMGLKPGDRLAMCINNRFEFIEVMYGAMHAGVVPVPLDARLDTEILEFTVCDYECVAALVEPASASTSTTMMSFGASSGREVRSNLRPQPAGA
- a CDS encoding TraR/DksA C4-type zinc finger protein, translating into MTGHEKFDVAALLKAKLAEIDADQHATADDRKPVALDQQSVGRLSRMDAMQVQAMAEAQERRRRGERNRIELALERLATGDYGYCVECGEEIGLKRLEFDPAIQTCIKCAGRAG
- a CDS encoding zinc-binding dehydrogenase, whose protein sequence is MKAAVIEQRGAVGNIVYRDWPDPEIGPHEVLVQVKACAFNYLDLEVRRGMTGFLIETPWISSGGGAGVVEATGEEVTRARPGDHVVNTSGEDFSRAAWTLSEKKGVDICVNDIGGPTRVPALRAMTKNGRVVTCSASAGFDPQTDIRSIWTRKLRIIGTNDRTDDGITWLLEKIAAGRMKPVIDSVFPLSESQDARYKLEERWIFGKVVLTP